CCTCTTTTGCCAGGTCAAGGCCTCAATACCTATCCACAGCCAAAGCACCACTGCTTCTGGCCAAGGTGGGCTAGGCGCACAGGAGGACAGCCAGGGCCCTGCTGTTCCAAGGCTCTGGCTCTGGCCTCCTGCAAGGGCTGATCTAAGGTTCATCCAGCAGACCTCTCCCAGAGGCACATTTCCCTGAATCTACACCCATGGCCTGATCCGTGCACCTGTGGCCTCCCTTGCCACCGTGAAGGTCCAGCATCCCCCTGGAGCAAGAGTCCTGTCTCCGTCTTGTGTATACTCTCAGTCATCAAAGCCTGGTCTGGTACCCACTCCGAGCAGGGCACCAGGGACCCAGAGGAGAAGCCCCTGTGCTtgtggaggatggatggatgtttgCAGATTGTGCTGTCTCAGGGCCCTGCACGGGGTGGATGAACCGGGCTGCCCACAGGCCAGGGAAGCCATGACCCCCATCTACCTTGGGTCCAGGCTGGTGTCCCGACAGATGACAAGCTGCCGCCCATCTGCCCCCCTGCACTCCCCTCCGAGCTGAAACTCCCAAGGCTCTCTGAGCCTCTGCACTTCGTCTTCCGCTCCAGCAACACTGCTGTAGCCATGCCTTCCCTCTCGGGTGCTGGCAGCTGCCCTTGCCCTCAGCCTCCAGCCCCTCCAGTCCAGCCCCAGAGGGAAGAATCTAACCATGCCCTACCTGGCCATGTTTGCCCCACTGCTTAAAGCCCTCCACTGCTATTCCGTGTCTTTGAGGCTGGCCATGATAGCCACACTCTAACTGAGCTCCACCTCTTCTGTCTTCTAGACGTTGTCCCTCCCTGAGCCTCCTGGCCACATCGAGTCACTGTCCTTTGCTCTAGGGAGCTTTCCCTAACCACCCCCTAGTTGAGTGTGATACCCCTCTAGATCCCCCCAAGACCTGGGCTTTTGTCTCATAGCATGGAGCATGAGGGGCCTGTCTCCTGGGAGCGCTTTGAGGGCAGGGCCTATACATGCCCTCTGCCCTCAGGGCCAGTCTGGATACAGCAGCTGGCAGGGAGGGCCTAGAGCTCACCTGATGCGCCGCTCCTTCTCCTTTGCCCTCTCGGCCTGCTCGATCTTGACCTGGGGCACGCGCTCCAGGTTCTCTAGCAGCTCATCCAGCTGGTGCTCAATGATGGTCAGCATCTGCACGGTGCCCAGGTTGGCCTCCTGCTGGGTGCCGATGCAGTTCCGATACACGTCCAGCACCTTCCAGTTCAGGCTCTCTAGCAGCTTATCCTGTGGAGTCAGCGGCTTCCAGCAGAGTGCTGGCAGGCCGAAACCCACCCCCATGCTAGTGCCTTCAGCGGTGGCCTACTGACCTCCCAGGGTGGGGGCCTCCCACTGCTTGGCACACACTGGTAGCTCTGAGAACATAGGCTGAAACAGAACTTGGGAATCTGGCTTCTCTTGGCCAGAGCAGCCTATCCCCTGGGCCCCCTGGAGTCAGCCAGATCCCTGGTTCCAGCCCCTCCCCTAGTTGCCTTTGGTACACCAACAGGGCCCAGTCccctcctccagggagccctgTACCCCGAGCACCCCACAGGGCCATGTCTTCTCTGAGACTGTTCTGACACTTAGAAAACAGATAACAGTGCCTCCACGTGGGCTGTATgaggagagagaagcagcaggcaggcagctcagcccagcctgggcacagcTAGTGCCCATGGACTCTGGCTGTATCAGAGGAGTGCTTTCTTGCTCATGGCTGCGTCCCACACCCttggcccagtgcctggcacacagcaggcacttgACAGTAGGAAGCCGCCCCATGCCCAGGGTGGCCCCAGGTGTGCTGTCAGGTTGGGAGCAGGCTGAGCCCTTGGCTGGGTCCTGGCTTCTGCTCAGAACACCACTGGCTTTCTCTTGTCTCCGAATTCTCTCACCCTTTCAGACTGGCTTGGGGACACGCCTCTTCCCCGCCTTCAGGATCACCTTGCCAGGCACAATTTATGTGTTTAAGAAGCAgacacatttgttgaataaaagaatgaagcaatgaaTGAGGCATGGGGGCAACCAAGCTGGCTGGCACAGGCATCGATACATGTGGTGGCTCCTGGAGGCAGGCAGGGCAAGGGCAGCTGCAGGGCACTTACCCAGGCCTTGCCCTCCATCTTCCCAAGGCCTGTCAGGGCTCCTCCAGTGGGTGCCCAAGGGTCCCTCCTTCCCCTGGGCCTCTGGCCACCTTGATCCCCAGCCTACCTGCTGATCAC
Above is a window of Macaca thibetana thibetana isolate TM-01 chromosome 2, ASM2454274v1, whole genome shotgun sequence DNA encoding:
- the LOC126949167 gene encoding LOW QUALITY PROTEIN: uncharacterized protein LOC126949167 (The sequence of the model RefSeq protein was modified relative to this genomic sequence to represent the inferred CDS: deleted 3 bases in 2 codons; substituted 1 base at 1 genomic stop codon), whose protein sequence is MDSGCIRSAFLLMAASHTLGPVPGTQQALDSRKPPHAQGGPRVLSGWEQAEPLAGSWLLLRTPLAFSCLRILSPFQTGLGTRLFPAFRITLPGTIYVFKKQTHLLNKRMKQXMRHGGNQAGWHRHRYMWWLLEAGRARAAAGHLPRPCPPSSQGLSGLLQWVPKGPSFPWASGHLDPQPTC